CAGTAAGCCTCCAACATTGGTTCAGCTAAATCCTGTAAATACTGGTCGACTTCAGTAACAATATTAGGGACTTGCTCAGTAATTTCTTCCGTTAGCTCAAAAAAAGCGTCAACCATTTCACTCATTCCCAGGAAGAAACGCTCTACTTCATCAGCCACTGTTTCAACGATTTCTGCTAAATCCTTTTGCCACTGTTCCATAAACTTGACACCTTTGCAGGCTATAAACAGGACGCTTTATGTTATCTGGATGGGAGCACTAGAATACACACTAGGCAATGTATCTTATCAAGTTTCTATATGAAGTGCCATGTCAAAGTGCCACTTAATTACTACTTATATCGAGTAAAAAATACTTTTTATTGATCTCTTTGCAATCGTTTTAACTCGTTTTGCAGGTTTAGCACTTCTTGACGCAATTTATCCACATTCTCATCACTTACTCCCTCTTTCACCGTTGGTTCTTCATCTTCCTCTAAAATTTCAATGCGGCGAGGTTCCGAAGGAGGTGTTTTTTCGGAGGTTTCAGCAGACGGTTGGGCTTGTTGGGCTTGCTTCATCATTTCCTCAACGAAGCGGCGGGCTTCTTCTGTGTTCATTTCGCCCTTTGCCACCATTTCATCTGCCAGTTTTTGGACTTGCGATCGCACTTGGGCTAATTTCCCCCCTGCTTTCTCACCTGCGTAAGAAGCTAATCCAACACCGAGGTAAAAAGCTTTTTGAACAATATCTCCAAAACCAGCCATTGTTGCTGACCGCTCCTAAAAATAGGGCGACCCGGAGACTACGCCTATTACAAGCCTCCCGTGTTGCTGCTACCTTCCGGTTCTGACAAGATTTGGGTGTTGCAATCGCATAGATCCAGGTCTTCTAAAAGCATAACATGAAAAACCAGTAAGTGTGTGTTATTCCATAACAATTCGCCATTCGTAAAGTTGATAGTTGACGCAGCCGTGTTTTACCAACGGGTCATCAGCGACAATTGCCTCTGCTTCCTCCTTAGAGGCTGCTTCAAACAGCAACATTCCGCCTCTTTGTTCTGCCCAATAGCCTGTTCGTGCTTTGTGTCCTTTAGCAATCAAATCCTGGATGTAGGCTTTGTGGGCAGGCACATATTGGTCAAAGGTAGGTTTATCTACTTTCCCTTCTTCAATTTTGACAAACCACGGCATTTACTTGCGACCTCTCATAATAAATTTGGATTTTGGATTGAGAATAATCAAAGCTCCTGAGCGAATCAAGATATTTTTAGGAGTAGCCCTTTCAAGGTGACTCGTAAAATATCTTAATTTTTCTCAGCGCTGCGCCAGTTGCTTTCCCGTAGGGGTACAAGTCGGGGAACCGCAAGAGCGCACTGGCTTCTCTGTGACTCTGCGGTTTATGACAACATTACTGATAAAATTTCTAAAATGCGAGAACTTTACCCAGCGATCGAGCCTTACCGAGAAGGTAGTTTACAGGTTTCCGACCTACATACCATTCATTTTGAAGAGTCAGGAAATCCCCAAGGTCAACCCATGATTTTGCTGCATGGTGGGCCTGGTGGTGGGTGTCCACCTTTTTATCGGCAATATTTCCACCCAGAAAAATGGCGGATAGTGATGTTTGACCAGCGTGGTTGTGGTCAAAGTAAGCCCCATGCTGAATTACGAGAAAACACCACTTGGGATTTAGTCAGTGATATCGAAAAACTGCGCCAACATTTAGAGATAGAAAAGTGGGCGGTTTTCGGTGGTAGCTGGGGTAGCACTTTATCATTGGCCTATAGCCAAACCCATCCTTCTTGCTGCACGGCATTAATTCTCCGTGGTATTTTTATGCTGAGGCAAAAAGAGTTGCGATGGTTTTACCAAGAGGGTGCTAGCTATATTTTTCCTGATGCTTGGGAAGCTTATGTCGAACCAATTGCGATCGCAGAACGTGATGATATGATCGCAGCATATTACAAACGCTTGACCAGTCCCGATTTAGAAATTCAATTAGCAGCGGCGCGTGCTTGGTCAATTTGGGAAGCTAGTACAAGTAGACTTTTTTTAGACCCAGAACTCATGCAAAAGTTTGGCGAGAGCGAATTTGCTTCAGCTTTCGCACGTATTGAATGCCATTACTTTATGAATAAGGGCTTTCTTGAAACAGAAGATCAATTACTCTTAAATGTAGACCGTATCCGCCATATTCCGGCTGTAATTGTTCAGGGGCGCTATGATGTAGTCTGCCCAATGATATCAGCTTGGGAATTACATCGAGCTTGGCCAGAAGCAGAATTTATAGTGGTTTCTGATGCTGGGCATTCGATGAGTGAACCAGGAATTCGTAGTGCTTTGATTGAAGCAACAGATAATATTTAATTAGGTTAAATACTTAGCTTGTAGAACGGAGAAGTTCGCCAAGAAAGGGGATGTTAAGACCAAACCTCCAACAAAGCAATCCCTTGTGAAATGGGAAACTTACACTATATGTAAAGCATCAGTGTAAGTAGTTCACTACAAAAAAGAGATATGCGAATTCTAATTATGGAAAGCAGTATGTTGTTGCTTCTGACTGCGGTGACAACAGGCTGTGTCAGTTCTCCCTCTGTTACAAAACAGCCACAAGCCTTACCAGCAATCACTGAACAGCCGACGAAAGCAACTGTGTTGACCTCGACACCTACACCGACTGCAAAAACTACAGAAAATTCTACCCCTCAACCCACTATTGCTACGAATCTGACGCGCTGTGAAACTAGCCAATTATCGGTGCGCCGAGTCTCCGAAGATGCTGGCGTTGGGAATGTTGCCGTCACCTATGCCTTCACCAATAACGCCTCATCCCCTTGCACCCTCTACGGTTATCCGGGATTGGCACTACTGGATGCAAAAGATCGACCTTTGCAGGGGATTAAAGTTATTCGCTCCAAAGACACTTACTTTTCGAGTCAGCAACCTCGACAACAAGTAACTCTAGCTCCTGGAAAACAAGCCTCATTTCAAATAGCATACAATCACATTAGTTCGCCCCAAGAAAACTGCCCAATTTCTAATAAGATTGAAATCACGCCTCCGAACGCTTACCAACACCTTACCGTCACAGAAGAAATCAAGCCTTGTACAGGCAAAGTCAGAGTGACACCAGTACGAGCAGTCTTGTAAATTTATGTAATTTACTAAAAAATATAAAAATAGCATAAATTTGATTAGAGCCTCTGATAAGTCCAGTATTGTACTGTTCAAAAAGGTTAAGGATTTTATGCTAGGAATTGATGTTGCCGATCAAGACGGCAGAGTAGATTGGACGGCTGTAAAAAACTCTGGTAAAACCTTCGCGTTTGTCAAAGCCACAGAAGGAGTTAGCATTAAAGACTCTGCTTTTGTTCATCATTGGCAGACTATGAAAACGGTTGGTATTATTCGGGGTGCTTATCATTTCTTTCATCCCCATACATCTGACCCAGTTCAGCAAGCGCAGGAATTCTTAAAAACGTTGGGGAAATTAGAACCAGGAGACTTACCACCAGTTCTGGATGTAGAGGTAACTGACAAAGTAAATAGTCAAGCTGTAATTAGTGCAGCTAAACTGTGGTTAGCAGAGGTGGAAAAAGCCTTTTTCCAACAAACAAAAAAAGCAATTAAACCAATTATTTATACCTTCCCCAGTTTCTGGACAGAACTTGGCAATCCATCTGATTTTGCGAGTTATCCCTTATGGATTGCCCACTACGGAACCCAGAACCCAAGTATTCCTGGCGCTTGGCAGGGACAATACCTAATCCATCAATATGAAGGTGATATCTCTGGTGTCGCTGGTGTTAGTGGTCGAGCCGATTTGAATAGATTTAATGGTTTACAGCTAGGAGATTCTGGGCTAAGGGTCAAACAATTACAACAGCAATTAAAAGATATTGGATTATATACTGATGCCATTGATGGGAAGTTTTCTGAGTCAGTTAAGAATGCAATTGTTAGTTTCCAAACATCTAAGAAATTGCAAGCTGATGGAATTGTCGGTATAAAAACTTGGGTAGCTTTGCTGTGGATTTAGAATGGATCAGCTTACTCAATAAATAGACCCATACTCACCATAGAATTGATGTAAAGATAGGTGATGCCTTACATCTAATATTTAATTATTTTGATTAGCAATTCTAGTTGTTTTAAATATTTAGCTACTGATTGAAAGTCCCTCACTTTGCTTCGAGGGCTTTTCAATAAGTAGTTAGGCGTAAATAAATTAAAGTTTGTAGTGAGTTAGCGCGGTCTTCTTCCAAAGGGAGAGGCTAGCGCCTTTCCTTTGGGAGAAGACCGCGAACGCAAAGCAAAGCGTTTCGTAGAGAAGGGGGTTTCCCCATGAGCGACTAACGTTAGCGCAGCGTTAGCGAGTCTTCGAGCGTCACCCAGAGGGTAAGGAATTTTTTTCTAGTAAAACTTGCTATGAACGATGAATTGCTCACCATGAACTAGTCCAATTAAATGTTTTTAATTATACTTTTATTCTAGCTATTTCTATATATGACTAGTATCTTGAAATGCACAAAAGTGAGATTTAACCTGGAAAAAACCTTTAAGAATTCGTTTGAGTGAACTAAACTTAACCCACCTGATAGCCGTAGTCACTTCTACCCACTGCCGTTTTCTTTTACTTGCTTCTGGATAATCTTCACTTAGCATCTCAACTGGTAACAAATACATCTTGACACGATAACTTTTGCCTCCTTTGCGGTACTTGTAAGTGCCCAGTTCATTGGTGTCTACCTGCCCAATTACCCCTGCTTCTTCCCAAGCTTCTTTGGCTGCTGAAGCGGGTGGACTCATGCCATCAGGAATATCTCCTTTTGGAATCACCCAGTGTTGAAAGTTACGGGTTGTGATTAGCAAGATTTCAACTTTGCCATTGTTCACTCTATAAGGAATCACCCCAGACTGTTTAAACACTTTGCTAACTTTTCTACTCATATAATTTGCATCCTGTACGGTTTAGCTTTTTTGTATAATGGTTATTTCAAAAAGTCTAACGCTGATACCGGATAAGTTTTGGTTAAATTTAGGTTAGGATGAGGTTAAAAAAAATTATTATTCATAAGAGTTAATTATTGAAAGTTTTTTATTAATCTCGTCATCTTGTTTGTGGGCAAGAATACATCAAACTATGTTAAGGAATATAAAATCAAGTAAATTGGCTCTTAGTAAGCGGCTTTAGCCCTGATTACAAACCTTCAATATTCATGCACACTTAATTTAACTCTGCCGCTTAGACCAGAGGCGGAGCCTTCTAGTTGCATTTGCAGTTAGAGCTGAGAAGGAGATTATGAAGTTTTTAAAGGGTTGGGTTGAAGTTGAGCTAGATGAAAAATGTTTTGTATACACCACGTTTTACATCTATATAAGAATTGCAATATCTATGGTTTTAATATAAAGTCAACTCACTTAAAAAGTGTACTCCCGATGGCTGATTGACAAATGTAGCCCTCTTACAAACATGACATTTTCTGGTTTAATGCCAGAAGATATACCACCAATGTAATTAACTTGACTTTTTCGGATTCTGGTAGATATACAGCGAAGATATTGCATTTAAATCTACTTCTTTCTGGTCATCTTCATTTTCATTAGTATTTTTAAATAGAACTGTAAACGCACCAGCACCTAACCTATCTTGAGGAAACATCCGATAACAAGGTATTGTAGTTAAATGGGACTGATATTTAGTTAAATTACTAATTTCCATCGCCTGAAACTGGGGAAAGCGTTCCAAAAACCATTCGCAAACTTGCTCATTTTCTTCGGGCGAATATGTGCAAGTCATATAAGCTAAATAACCTTGTGATGAAACAAGTTTAGCAGAGTTAGCTATAATCCGCTTTTGGCGATTTGCACTTTTGTTAATAGCAGTTGGGTGAAAACATCCGGGTGCTTTTTCACCTTTAGCCAGTAAAGATTGCCCAGTGCAAGGAGCATCTACTATTACTAAATTGCTAAAATAGGGAAACATTTCGGCAAATATACTCGAATCTCTATTAACTACTGCACTAGGGCTAATCTGGCAACGCTTCAAATTAGAAATTAGCATTCCTAGACGTTTGCCAATTACTTCATTACTGATGAGTAATTCAGGTTGCAAAGCTTTCCAAGCAAAGATACTTTTACCTCCTGGCGCGGCACACATATCAAAAACTAAACGCACTGACTGAGGAATTGCTAACAAAGTAGTAGCTGCAAATATCGAAGAGAAATCTAAACAATAGAAATATCCTTGTTGATGCAAGGGATGCTGACCGGGCTTTTCTCCCAAGGATAAACGGTCAGTAAATTGTGGTTGCCAATAGATTGGTGTTTCCACTGGTAAAGGTGAAATATTTAGTTTTTCTTTACACCAAAGAATACTAGGTAAGAAAGGCTGAGGATTCATTAAAGCCTCAATAAATTTTTCTTGTTCATCTAGATTAGCGAACAAACGCCGTGAGACTTTAAGTAATAAATTAGAAGGTTTTTCCATCTGGATATATAAATAATAAAATTTTTCACAAATCAGAGTAGAGATGCAATTGTGTGGAAATTAATATGAAAGATGACGCTTCTTAATTACGAATTAGGTTGTATCAAAATCCAAATCAAACTGTTACACAAGAACAATGTAATGAAGCCTTTTGGCTTCATACTCAAAATATAATGACCGCCATTCAGAACGCAATGGCCAAGCTACCCCACTGCACCGGAGAAGGTCATGTTCTTAGATAGTTTTCCGCAAAAGTTACGCAAAGAAGCACAACTATGGAGGGATGAAGGATTAATTAGTTCTTCGCTGTATGAGCAAATAGCAGAACGTTATCAATTTAAAAACCTGGAAGCTGCTGTACGCGATCGCAATAAAGCAATAGCAATCGCTGTAGGCAGCATCCTTCTGTGCTTAGGCATAATTACCTTTGTATCAGGAAACTGGCAAGGAGG
The Nostoc punctiforme PCC 73102 genome window above contains:
- a CDS encoding YciI family protein — translated: MPWFVKIEEGKVDKPTFDQYVPAHKAYIQDLIAKGHKARTGYWAEQRGGMLLFEAASKEEAEAIVADDPLVKHGCVNYQLYEWRIVME
- a CDS encoding DUF4232 domain-containing protein, which produces MRILIMESSMLLLLTAVTTGCVSSPSVTKQPQALPAITEQPTKATVLTSTPTPTAKTTENSTPQPTIATNLTRCETSQLSVRRVSEDAGVGNVAVTYAFTNNASSPCTLYGYPGLALLDAKDRPLQGIKVIRSKDTYFSSQQPRQQVTLAPGKQASFQIAYNHISSPQENCPISNKIEITPPNAYQHLTVTEEIKPCTGKVRVTPVRAVL
- a CDS encoding NUDIX hydrolase; translated protein: MSRKVSKVFKQSGVIPYRVNNGKVEILLITTRNFQHWVIPKGDIPDGMSPPASAAKEAWEEAGVIGQVDTNELGTYKYRKGGKSYRVKMYLLPVEMLSEDYPEASKRKRQWVEVTTAIRWVKFSSLKRILKGFFQVKSHFCAFQDTSHI
- a CDS encoding GH25 family lysozyme; the protein is MLGIDVADQDGRVDWTAVKNSGKTFAFVKATEGVSIKDSAFVHHWQTMKTVGIIRGAYHFFHPHTSDPVQQAQEFLKTLGKLEPGDLPPVLDVEVTDKVNSQAVISAAKLWLAEVEKAFFQQTKKAIKPIIYTFPSFWTELGNPSDFASYPLWIAHYGTQNPSIPGAWQGQYLIHQYEGDISGVAGVSGRADLNRFNGLQLGDSGLRVKQLQQQLKDIGLYTDAIDGKFSESVKNAIVSFQTSKKLQADGIVGIKTWVALLWI
- a CDS encoding phasin family protein — protein: MAGFGDIVQKAFYLGVGLASYAGEKAGGKLAQVRSQVQKLADEMVAKGEMNTEEARRFVEEMMKQAQQAQPSAETSEKTPPSEPRRIEILEEDEEPTVKEGVSDENVDKLRQEVLNLQNELKRLQRDQ
- the pip gene encoding prolyl aminopeptidase → MRELYPAIEPYREGSLQVSDLHTIHFEESGNPQGQPMILLHGGPGGGCPPFYRQYFHPEKWRIVMFDQRGCGQSKPHAELRENTTWDLVSDIEKLRQHLEIEKWAVFGGSWGSTLSLAYSQTHPSCCTALILRGIFMLRQKELRWFYQEGASYIFPDAWEAYVEPIAIAERDDMIAAYYKRLTSPDLEIQLAAARAWSIWEASTSRLFLDPELMQKFGESEFASAFARIECHYFMNKGFLETEDQLLLNVDRIRHIPAVIVQGRYDVVCPMISAWELHRAWPEAEFIVVSDAGHSMSEPGIRSALIEATDNI
- a CDS encoding RsmB/NOP family class I SAM-dependent RNA methyltransferase, with the protein product MEKPSNLLLKVSRRLFANLDEQEKFIEALMNPQPFLPSILWCKEKLNISPLPVETPIYWQPQFTDRLSLGEKPGQHPLHQQGYFYCLDFSSIFAATTLLAIPQSVRLVFDMCAAPGGKSIFAWKALQPELLISNEVIGKRLGMLISNLKRCQISPSAVVNRDSSIFAEMFPYFSNLVIVDAPCTGQSLLAKGEKAPGCFHPTAINKSANRQKRIIANSAKLVSSQGYLAYMTCTYSPEENEQVCEWFLERFPQFQAMEISNLTKYQSHLTTIPCYRMFPQDRLGAGAFTVLFKNTNENEDDQKEVDLNAISSLYIYQNPKKSS